A region of the Peredibacter starrii genome:
AAATCTAGACTGGATCGCAGGTGAATTAAAGCGTACACCAATTGCAGATCCTGCTTTCCTGGATCAGAGAAGAAAGTCATTGGGACTACCTCCTGTCTCCCGTGTTCCAATTCCTACGGGTGAGGAGCGCCCTCCGAAGGACCCAGAAAAAAAGCTCCGCGAATTTAAAGAATGGCAGCGTAGAGTCGGTTGGATTCCTTAAAATCAGTTAGTTAGACCATCTGTATTTTTTACTCCAGAGCATCTTCTCCTCTCTAATAATGCTATAAATGCGGCCCATGAAATGCTTAAAATGGCTTCTTATACCATTCCTTTGTTCGACGATGGCGTCTGCAGAAGTGCCTCAGGACATAGTTATCAAGACTCGTTTTGATTTAGAGTCTTCTGAGGCCTTTATTAATCAGCTACGCATCTTTCTAGTTAATAATAACTTTGGTGATCCATACGCGCAGGAACTTCCAAAACCTTTGAAAGTTGATCTGGCCAAGGCATTGGATGAAATTCCATCTGATACTCAAGCATGGATTCGTGAACTTCAATCTGTTCTAAGCGTGAATGTCTTCGAATCTGATTACCAGATGATTGTTGAAAAGCTCAGCTATACCGTGAATGAATTTAATTCCGAGTTTAAGACTGATACCTCTTCAGGTGGCCGAGTAGAATATGTGACTGTGAGTTATGTTAAAGGGCTTTGTCTGCGTGCAGATAAGGTCATTTTTCAGGTTGAATTAAAAAAGACCCAAACCAAAGAGCCTATCCGTTTTAAAGTAGAGCTTTTACAACCTGAGTTCATTGTAAGTCCTGAACTTACAGCTGAACTATCTCTTGGTTGGATGACATCCATTCTTCCCGAGAATTTTCAATTATCATTAAACGTTGTTGATATTGAAAAACTCATGGGTAAGTTGGTTCAAAGACCAGATCTCATTGATTTGAATGTGGCCGATGTGACCATGCCAAATGTTTCGATACGTATTGGTAATAAAGAGGTTAAATTCGATAAAAATAAGATTCAAAATTTCTTCTCTAAGAATCAGGGCGATCTTAAAAAAGGGATTCTTGATCTTTTAAACGTCCGAATGAAGGATCGTTTTTCGAACATCATTAAAGAGAGCCCGAAGCAGCTTCTTCTTCCAAAAACATTCGGTATTAGGTCAGAAATTAATGGTGTCTTCGATCTTCAGAAGATGAGCGCCAATCAAACTGGTATCATTCAGGTTGAAGTAGACGGTCATTTTTGTTCACGGCAGGTTGCCATGAAAAAAGACATTTGTGCCAATGACAGAATTGGAACTAAACTTCGTCGTACAATTGACATTTCTGACTATCAAAAATCTATTCGGGAAATTAACCGTAGTTTGATTGAGAAAAAAACCAATATTGCTGTGAGTGTGAGTGAGGACTATCTAAACCAACTCGTTGCGGCCACGGTTAAGAGCGGACTTTGGGAAGAGAAACTAAAAGGCCGTAAGTTTAAACTTGGACCAGAGCATGCCTTTGTTCTGGCAGAAGAGAAGGGCGATACTTTTTCTCTCTATCTCGATATTATGTATCAGCTTTCCGGTGCACAAAGAATCTTAGTTGGTCGATCAGAGCTTAGATTTCCGGTTCGATTCAAGATTGCTCTTAGTTTTGAAGAGATTCAGGGCATCCCTCACTTTTTAATTAAAGTGAAGGAAGTGGCCACTGATAATAAGCTCCTGCTAAATGGAGCTCCTCAGTTTGGTTTACCAACGACAGTGAATACCGTCCGTTTCCAGAACAAGGTTTTAGAGGCCATTCATCAAGAGGTTGACGATTTTTCGGGTGAAGTATTGGTTGATCTGGAAATGAAAGAACTTGAAGGAACTACTTTTACGCGTTTGAAATTCTTTTCCGATGGGTTGGGTAGAGGAACAGCAACATTAGGTTTTGGAGAAATATATGAGATTCGTTAGCCTATTAGTAGTATTCACATCTTTTTCAGCTTTTGCCGGACCTCGTGTCGAGTGTGTGGCCGGTCCTCATCGTGTAATCGTTGAAAACGTTTCTCCCCGCGAGCTTAAAGTCACTTTTCGAGGCGAAACGGTTCTGGCCGACGGAATTCTGGACAACGAGCAAGTGGATTTAGTGGCCCGTTTTTCTTCAATTGGAGAGATGACCCTCTTTGCCAAAATCTCTAAAACAGCTCCGGAGAACTATATGTTCATCCAGGGCCAAAGAATTCAGGCCATCTGCCGTTAAATCAATTCACTATTTTTCATCGGAAGGTTAAAATGGACGGGTTAAAGGAGACCCCATGGCCCGTATTACTGTCCTTCCAGAACAACAATTAGCTGAACTTAAGCGTGGAGCTTTTGAAATCCTTCCTGAAGAAGAGATGCTCAAAAAGCTTAAGAAGTCATATGAAACTCAAAAGCCGCTTAAAATCAAGCTAGGTGCTGACCCATCAAGACCTGATATCCACCTTGGACACACTGTCGTGCTTCAGAAGCTTCGTTTGTTTCAAGAGTTTGGTCATGAGATTTACTTTCTCATCGGTGACTATACGGCGCAGATTGGAGATCCAACTGGTAAGAATAAAACTCGTCCCATTCTTTCGGATGAGGAAGTAAAAGAGAACGCTAAAACATATTCAGAACAGATCGGTAAAATTCTTGATCTAAGTAAGACTCATATTGTTTTCAATAAAGACTGGCTTGGGAAATTCTCAGGTCTTGAATTGATTCAACTCATGGGGAAGGCAACTGTTGGTGCCCTTCTTCAGCGTGATGATTTCAATAAGCGTTATACAAATGGTGAAGCGATTTACCTTCATGAGTTCGTTTACCCGGTTCTTCAAGGTTATGATTCAGTTCACTTGAAAGCTGATGTTGAACTTGGTGGTACAGATCAGACCTTCAACCTTATGATGGGCCGACAGCTTCAATATGCTTACGGACAAGAAGCTCAGTGTATTCTGACTATGCCACTACTCGAGGGCACTGATGGCGTAAATAAAATGTCTAAGTCTCTTGATAACTACATTGGACTAACTGACACTCCGACAAATATGTTCGGTAAAATTATGTCGATCTCTGATGAGCTTATGAAGAAGTACTATCTTCTTCTTTGTCGTCGTCCGGCAGTTGAAGTTGAGGCGATGATTTCTGGTCTTACTAACGGTACGATTCACCCTATGGAGGCCAAAAAGGCCCTTGCTTCTGAAATCACTGGCTACTATCACGGTGAAGCAGCAGGGAAGGAAGAAAGAGAAAAATTCGAAGCTCGCTTCTCTAAAAAGCAGATTCCAGACGATATTCAGACAATCACTCGTCCAGCGGGCACAGTTGCTCTATTGGATTTCTTCCTGGAGCTTGGGCTTATTAAGTCTAAGTCTGATGGCCGTCGTTTGATTCAGCAGAACGCTGTTAAAGTTAATTTTGAAAACCACACGACCGATACTCTTAACCTTGAGAAAGGTCAGGAATTGATTCTTAAGATCGGTAAACTCAGAATGGTTAAGCTAATCGGCGAATAAAGAAAAGGCGAGCTTAATAGCTCGCCGTCGATGTTAGACCTTTTACAATTTCAACACTAGCACTTGTTCCGAGGCGGGTAGCACCTGCCTCGATCATTTTACGGGCAGTCTCGGCATCTCTGATACCACCGCTCGCTTTCACACCCATTGTACCTACAATTGAGCGCATGAGTTTTACGTCTTCAATCGTTGCTCCACCTGTTGAAAAGCCGGTCGAAGTCTTAACGAAATCAACCTTTGCTTTAACTGCAAGTTCACATGCCTTGATTTTTTCTTCCTGAGTAAGAAGACAAGTTTCAAGAATGACTTTTAGGATGCTTCCTTGCTGATGACAAACTTGAGCAAGCGATGACATATCATCCAAAACATACTGCCATTCACCTGATTTAATAGCCGAGACGTTGATCACCATATCGATCTCGCGAGCGCCTTCAGCAACTGCTTTCATCGCCTCAAATCTTTTTGTTTCCATGGTTGAAGCACCAAGCGGGAAACCCACCACAGTACATACTTTCACGTTACTTCCAGATAAAAATGAAAGCGCCTTCTTCACATAATAAGAGTTCACACATACTGAGAAGAACTCATGTTCTCTGGCCTCAGCACAAAGCTTCTCAATTTGAGCGGCACTTGCATCGGCCTTAAGAAGAGTATGATCGATGTATTGATTAAATTTCATATTTATACCTTTGGGATGGCGGTTTTCTTTACGATTTCACGGTCCGCGTGTTGGGCCATGAACTGCTGATACTCAGGACGTTTTTCAAGACTAAGAATTCCTCTGAACTGACCCCAATCCAGAAACGCGTAAAGAGTCATTGTCTGGAAGTTCCAATTCTTACCTTCTGCTTTAACAAAAGGAAGGAGATAGTCGAGAACTGAATCAATGCGATCTTTGTGGCGATTCACAATCATATAAGGTTCTTCGATGCTGATGCCTGAACGCTTGAACTGAAAGAGGGCGATTCCTGCATTCAAAGCACCCTCGATGGCAGTAAGGGTATTTTCATCTTCAAGGTTCATGGTTTGAAACTTGTACTTACTATTTAGATAATTAAAAATCTGGCGCGAGTCCCAAATCTTTTCATTCCCCATCACAAGGACCGGAATCTGATTAATAGGGTTGATCTTATTTAGTGTGATACCGTCATCAGTTTCATAAATGTTCAGTTCAGTTAGCTCATAAGGAATGGTTTCCATGAGCATGCGGATTCGACGAACAAAAGGGGAAGTCAGGGAGCCAATCAGCGTGTAGTTCATAATAATCTCCATGCTAACCATCTTAGATTTTTTGCCCGTCCATTGGCAAAAAGATTGATAGTGATTATTTCACCATTGTCTAAAATTTAGACACTTTTCCCCTCCTAACTAACCAAAAACACTCTACGGAATTTGGCACGGATCTTGGATGTATAGGGTCAAACATTTATACATTTCTCTGAGGGGGGAATTTTATGAAACACACACTATTTAAGAATTTAATCTTTCTGACTTTTTTATCAGTATTTGTTGTTGGTTGCGGTAAGGATGGCGGCGGCGGAAGTAGCTCAGGTTCCGCTACTAACCAATACGGCGGGACACAAGGTAATTCAGATATCTCAACTCAAGCGATTCAAGGCTATAATGCGATTGTAAGTTGGAAAAATAATCTTCAAAGAAATCCAGTTCAAGAAAAATTTTTCATGGCAAGCGGGCGAGGATACTCGCGAGGAGTTATTTCTCTGACAAGTAGTAATACCGGGTCATCAAGTCTACCACAAGGTTGTACTTATTATAATCCTAGTTGGATGCCTGATTTTATGAAAGATAAGATTTATACATGTAGTGGAAGTTCGGGGACAATCACTCAACCAACTGTAACTCCAACAAGTATTACGGAACGAAGATGTACTACTTTTAGCTTCAATACTGCTAATGTTCCAGTCGTTAAGTACAAGACAGCTACAAGCATGTCTAGCACAGGTTGTGTGTCTTCAGGTTCTGAAACTACTTATAGCATTGCTAATAATACTGAGTTGAATCAGCTCTTAAATTTTTCAAAGGGTAAAATTCTACAAGTGACAGCTTCAAATGGAATTTACACAGTTAGAGTTGGAAATAGAGTTCCGGAGAACTATCCCAACCAAGTAAATGGGATTTATACAATCGATACAACGAAGCACTCGATATATAGCCCAACTTCAGCTCAAACTTCGAACACAGAGATCACGACTATTTACGAAGCGTATTAAGATTTTCAATCATTGATTAAAAAAAAGGGCAGCTTCGGCTGCCTTTTTTCGTTTAACCGGATTTGTCGGATTTTATTTCTTCGCTTTTTCTTAATCAAACCTCACTAAAATTTCAGATTCACGTTATCCTATTAATACTAATTTTCTATTGCCAAGGACGAGGTAATTTATGGGTTATTACAAGGCCGATATTCGTGACATTGAATTCAATCTAACAGAGCTACTAAAAGTTCAAGACTGGAAAGACTTTGGTCTTGAAGAGAATGACGTTAAAGGCATTCTTGCTGAATATAACAAGTACGTTGAAAACGAAGTGTTCCCAACTCGTGAGCCATCAGATCACGTTGGTGTAAAACACGTTAATGGTAAAGTGATCGTTCCTGAATCACTTCATGGTGTTCAAAAATCTTTTTATGCGAACGGCTGGTTCGCTCTTGGTATGCCGGCCGAAACAGGTGGTACTCCGGTTCCTGAATCTCTCTACGTTGCCTGTATGTCACTTGCGACAGGTGCTAACTGTGCTTGGACAATGTATCCAGGTCTATCACGTGCGGCCCTGAACGTTATTAACCTTAAAGGTAATGACTTCATGAAGACCAACATCATTCCAAAAATGATGGAAGGGACATGGGGCGGAACAATGTGCTTAACTGAGCCAGGAGCTGGTTCGGACGTTGGTGCTCTTCGTTCAACAGCGAAGCCTCTTGGTAACGGCAAATATTCGATCAAAGGAACAAAGATTTTCATCTCTTCGGGTGAGTCAGATCTTTATGAAAATAACATCCATCTAGTACTTGCTCGTACACCAAACGGTGGCGAAGGTTCAAAGGGGATTTCTCTTTTCGTAGTTCCTCGTTTCAAAATCAATGACGACGGTTCCATGGGTGGAACTAACCACGTTATTTGTTCAAAAATTGAACACAAAATGGGGATCCATGCTTCGGCAACTTGTGAAATGCAATTCGGTACAGACGGTGAGACAGAAGGCTGGCTAATCGGTGATGAATTCGACGGTATGGCGACTATGTTCATTATGATGAACGAAGCTCGTCTTTATTGTGGTATTCAAGGTGAATCACAAGCTAATGCGGCTTATATGATGGCCGAAAAATACACTAAAGAGCGTGTTCAATTCGGTAAGGAAATTATCAATCACCCTGATGTTCGCCGTAATCTTCTTACAATGAGAGCTCAGGCCCGCGGAATGCGCGCGCTTTGTCTTTATACTGCAAACCTATTTAACAAAGCTCACAAAGATCCTAAAGCTGAGGCCATCATCGGTCTTCTTACTCCAATCTGTAAGGCCTACTGTTCAGAGACTGGTTTCCAGGTTTCTTCAAATGCTCTTCAGGCCCACGGTGGTTACGGCTACTGTACTGAGTACGGAGTAGAGCAGTACGTTCGTGATACTCAAATTGCGATGATCTATGAAGGTACAAATGGTATCCAGGCAATCGACTTCGTCATGAGAAAAATCCTAAAAGATGGCGGTAAAACTCTGACTGCACTGACAGCTGAAATCGTTGCAGCAGTTCAGTCTCTTGATGATGCTAAATTCAAAAAAGAGAAAGACATCTTCAACAAGGTTCTTCTAAGTGCTCAGGGTGTTATGCAGCACATTTCGACTTACGCGAAGAATAATCAGTTCAACATGATCCTTCAAAACTGTACTGATTTTCTCAACTTTGCGTCTCAAATGGTTATCGCATGGCAACTTCTTGAGTCAGCTGTCCTAGCTGATAAAAAACTTGCATCAGCTTCGGCCGACGATAAGAAATATTATGAGTCGAAAGTGACTGATTTCAGAGTGTATTGTGCTCATTATCTGATCCATAATCTCTCAACTGCCAAAACCATTACTGACTTCACTGAAGATATGACGACGCTGGAGATTTGATCCGGTTCGTGATAAGATACGTGTAATTTAAGTTTAAAAGGTTACACCGTGTTAAAAGATAAAGTCTTTGAGTTGTCCCAGAAGTTCACTGGGACAACTCATGGCAGTTCCGATTACGACAAGGATCATATCTTTGTCAGAGGAAGCAGTGATCGGGAATATGTCCCTTTCAGCTACCTTCAAAAAGAAGTGCCTGAAATTGATTCCATTAATAAACTCAAGGCCGAAGGTTTCGTTTTCAGCTCTTACGATTTCCTAGAAATAGGAGAGTTTGATCAATGGTACCTTGGTCAGTTCAACAAGCGTCTTTCAAGTAAGACGATGAAGAACCTTGGGATTCTCCATCTTCCGGATCAAAAAGCGATTTTTGACACAGTGGAAGTAGTTCACCAAACCTTCCAGATTTTAAAAGATCACAAAGTTTTGATGAATGGCAAAAACTTACCGATTCAGTTAGGTGAGTGGTACGCGAAAATCATTTTCGGTCTTCATCAAATTAAAAGTTCCTCTCAACGTGGTTTCGATTTCAAGACGGAAAACGGCAGCACGGTTGAAGTAAAAGTTCATTGGCATGATTCAACCTCTCCGAAAGGGGTAAAAATCAAAAAATCTTTAGCTGAACTATCTGATTTTTGCATTATTATGTATGTAGCCAAGAACTTTACAATTAGGGACATTCTCTTCTTGGATTCTGAATTTATTCTTCGCAAGTTCGATACGAAAGGTCACACGATCTTTCTAAAAGATCAGGACGTCGCGGGGTATTTTTTCAGCAAATCCGACAAGCATTTTGACAAAGTTGTAAATAAAACGGCGTTGTTGAAATTTGCGAGCCCAACTTTAGCGATGAAATTAGAAGATCGTTTGAAGTAGGCCGCTCATAACTTGTTGGAGATGATTTGAAAGCCGGAATCGCGTACATTGATGATAATAAACTCAATTTAGACTGTATTAAGACAATCCTCGATCAAGATTTTGATGTAGAGATTTTCCAAAAGCCGGAAGCGTTCTTAACTAAATTCGAATCAACTTCGTATACATCGATTCTTGTCGACATTCATATGCCAACTCTTAATGGCTTCTCGCTATATGAAAAGATCATCGAGCACCCGCACTACAATGGTTGTCCGATTCTTTTTATTTCTTCTGATGATTCTGACAGTGCTCGTATCAAATCTTTCGTCATGGGTGCGGTTGATTTTTTAAATCGCGCTATCAATCCGGATGAAATGATTGCAAGAATTAAATCGAAGATTGCGTTCTTCCAAAAGCACCGTAGCATCATCGAGTTCACAAATTTAAGAGTGAACTTAACTTTGCTAAAGGCATATTTGGATTCGAAAGAGCTTCCTCTAACGTTCATCGAGTTCAAAATTCTCTGTCTGGTTTTAAGAAATTATCCGGACGTTGTGCCTAAGCCGCAACTTATTCAGCAGGTTTGGAGAACAGATCACGTTCTTGACGCCACCATTTACACTCACGTTTCTAACTTAAATAGCAAGCTAGGTCCATGGGACTATGAAATTAATGGTCTTAAAACCAAGGGCGTGCAATTAATGAAAAAAGCGTAAATCTATGAAGTGGACCCTTATCTATTTTGATGATCAAGTTCAGAATATCGAAGCTTATAAGGAGTTTCTCTCAGATAAATTCAATGTGATTGGAAGTAATGATCCAAGATCCTTGACGACGCTTCTTCAAGACAACAATCCACACGTCATTCTTCTTGATGTTCATATGCCATACATTGATGGCCATGAACTTCATAAGAACATTGTTGATCACCCTCTCTATAATGGCTGCCCGATTATTTTCATCTCTGGCGATCAGTCGGATGAAAATAAACTACGCTCTTATGAGAAAGGAGGCATTGATTTCTTGCCTCGTGACCTGTCACCTGAAGAGATCGTGGCCAGACTTACCAATAAGGTGAAGTTCTTCCTTCAAATGTCGACTAAGCTTGAGCTTGGAAATTTATCGATGGATGTGAAGACAATGAAGGCCACAGTTAACGGTCAGAATGCTGACCTTACTCTGTTGGAGCTTCGTTTATTAAGTAATATTCTACGCTCTTATCCAGCGCCTCTGACTCGTAGTGATTTGATCCTGAGAGTGTGGGGGAACGATACTGTTAAACCCGGCACAATCAATACCCATTTAACAAATCTCAAACCGAAAATTGAGGCCTGGGATCACCAGATCAAAGTTCGCGAAGAGAACATCCTTGTTCAAAAAGCTCAAAAGAAAATTTAGTAAAGAGAGTACTCAGCAAGTCTACACTCGATGTCACCGTTAAAGAGAATGTGACGTTTCGAGGTCTTCAGACCTACAACTTTCAACATCTCTAAATTACCAGTGAATAGAGCTGCCCTGTGACCCTTAAAGGCGTGTTTCCAATGATCACCAAGACCTTTGTAGAGGGCCTTAAGTTTCTCTTCTTCATTGTGCTCTAAACGCTCACCATATGGTGGGTTACAAATGAAAACTGATTTTGTCGTTGGTGGATACAATTCAAGTGCATCTTTTTTAGTAAGATCGATGATGCCTTCAAGCTTGGCTTTTTTAACGTTTTCACGAGCTGAAATAAGGGCCATCTCAGAAAGATCATTTCCAACGATGAAGCCTTTCTTGGTACGAAGGAACTCCAGACCTTTTTCAGTTGCGTCAGTCACTTCAGCTAAAAGTTTTTGGAAGTTATCCCAAAGAAACTTGTCCTGTGTGAGCCAAGGGTAGTTCAGGAAGGTCCACATTTTGAATTGGGGATTTTTTAAATAACGTTCAACTTTTAAGAAGCTTGGTGGAATGTTCGCTGCCATCAGAGCTGCTTCAATGGTGAAAGTACCAGAGCCACACATGGCATCGATAAGACCTTCTTCAGCTGGATTCCAATTGATCATTTTCAGAATACCCGCTGCCACGTTTTCTTTAACTGGAGCTTCGGTCTTCGCCATACGGTATCCACGTTGGTTAAGTGGATCACCACATAGGTCGTACATAAGAGTTACCTGATAAGGTTTCTCTTCACCTCGATCAATGCGGGCAAGGAAAGCAATATCTGGAAATTCACGGCCAACACTTGGACGGTTACCATCGTGATGACGGAACCAATCAACGATCGCGTCTTTAAGTTTTAAGTTTGTGAACTGAGAGTTTCTGAATTCTTCACGCTCGCCTGGAAGGTCACCGTAAATTGTTGTCAGACGGAAAGTCTGATTCACATCCATTAAGCTCTTCCACTTGATATTTGTCGCTTCAAGATAATAATCTTTTTCGTTTAGCACATCGAAAGTGAAGAGGTATTTGAACACTCGGCTTGCAATGCGTGAGTAAAGAATCACTTTTAGGGCAACTTCATGAAAGGCCTCAAATTGAACACCGCCCCTTACAGTTTTGGTTGTTTTGGCACCTAACGCCAAAATTTCCTGTGCGAGAAGCTCTTCCAAGCCCATTGAACAAGAAGCAAAGTATTCGAAGCGATATTTTTTCATATTAAGACCTTAGGTAAACCCTTGATTCGCCTATGTTACACTTGAGTCCCTAGGGAAAGAGTGTTAGTTTTGAGGGCAAATTATTGTTAATTGGGCTTATTTACCAGACCGCAACGGTTTAGGAAAAGGAATTGTCGATGAAAGCAACTTTTTCAGAGGGTACCTACGGTAACTCAACTCGCTTAAAGTACAAGGTTAAAGATATCTCGCTAGCTGATTGGGGCCGCAAGGAAATCAAATTAGCTGAAGCTGAGATGCCAGGTCTAATGTCTCTTCGTGAAGAATTCGGTAAATCGAAGCCACTAAAAGGCGCTCGTATTGCTGGTTGTCTCCATATGACGATCCAAACTGCTGTTCTTATTGAAACTCTGGTAGAGCTTGGTGCAGACGTTACTTGGTCTTCTTGTAACATCTTCTCAACTCAGGACCACGCTGCTGCTGCAATCGCGGCCGCTGGTATTCCAGTATATGCTTGGAAAGGCATGACTGAAGAAGAGTTCAACTGGTGTATCCACGAGACTATTTTCTTCGGCGAGAAGAAAGAGCCTCTAAATATGATCCTTGATGATGGTGGTGACTTAACTGAGATGGTTCTTTCTAAGTACCCAGAGCTTTACAAAGGCATCAAAGGTATCTCAGAAGAAACTACTACAGGTGTTCACCGTCTATATGAACTTGAGAAAGTTGGAAAACTTCCAGTTCCATGTATCAACGTAAACGATTCTGTAACTAAATCTAAATTCGATAACAAGTACGGTTGTCGTGAGTCTTGCGTAGATGCTATCCGTCGCGCAACTGACGTTATGATCGCTGGTAAAGTTGCTGTTGTTGCTGGTTTCGGCGACGTAGGTAAGGGATCTGCTGATTCTCTACGTGGTGCTGGTGCACGCGTAATCGTAACTGAAATTGATCCTATCTGTGCTCTTCAAGCTGCAATGGAAGGTTTCGAAGTTAAGAAGATGGCAGATGCAGTTAAAGAAGCTGACATCGTTGTAACAACAACTGGCTGTCGTGACATCGTAACTGGTGAGCACTTCAAAGCAATGAAAGATAAGACGATCGTTTGTAACATCGGTCACTTCGATATCGAAATCGATATGGCATGGTTGAACAAAAACTACGGTCACACAAAAGACACTATTAAGCCTCAAGTAGATCTTTATACTCTTGAAAATAACAAGCAAGTTATCGTTCTAGCTGAAGGCCGTCTTGTGAACCTTGGATGTGCTACTGGTCACCCAAGCTTCGTAATGTCGAACTCATTCACAAACCAAACTCTTGCTCAAATTGAATTGTGGGCCAATTCAAACAAGTATGAGAAGAAAGTGTATATGCTACCGAAGCACTTAGATGAGAAAGTAGCGCGTCTACACTTGAAGAAGATCGGCGTTGAGCTTGATACTTTAACTCCGAACCAAGCTGAATATCTTGGAATCTCTGCTTCTGGCCCATTCAAGCCAGAGTACTACCGCTACTAATCAATACCAGGCCCGTCTATTAGACGGGCCTTTTTCTTTAAGCTATCTCAAGTTCACATTCACATAATCAGTTGCGACCATAAAAACCAAATTGTGGAGGTTTTTATGAAAAAACTTTTGATTGTGCCTTTCCTCCTTTTTGGCTCGTTCGCTTTTGCTGCTGAAGACAACATTCATCTAGGTAAGAGATTTGGTCTAGGGGCCGGTGCTGGTCTTAGTGCTCCCATCTGGAACAATAAGTTTGATGATAATGCGGATACAGGCTTCATGTGGGATCTCCACGCTCGTTATCAATTCACGGATGCTCATGGTTTGATGTTCAATTGGGCCAAACACAATTGGGAAAACACAGATGTAGATGCCCAGGTGTATGACCTTATGTACTTATATCGTTCGAACCCAACTGGAATGTTCAGTGGGATCTGGGGTCTTGGTGCTGGTGTGGCCAATCTCAATGATGCTGATCCCAAAGATAATTTAAAATTTGCCGCCCGAGCCCGTGCAGGGATTGAGATGGCCATGAATGATGACCTCTTATTATCTGCGGCGATTGATTATCAATATATCTCTAAGATGATCGGCGCGGGCAGTGGTGAAATGCCAATGGGTGAGATTCACGCCATTGTTCCTCAGTTAAACCTTACATACTTTTTTGGAAGTAGTGCGCAGTCGACGACAGCGGCCGTCGGTGCAGGAGCTGGAGCGGCGGCAGTGGCCTCAGCTGACAGTGATAAAGATGGAATCGCAAATACCGAAGACAAATGTCCTAACACTCGTCCTGGTTTAGAGGTGAATGCCTATGGATGTACTCCGGATGAATTTGCGAGCACTGAAATTGAAGTGCTATTCGATACAGATAGTGCGGAGCTTGCAGCGGGACCTAAGCCAGCACTGGATGAGCTGGCCCAATTTATGGAAGAGCATCCAAATACTAAAGTACAAATTCAGGGACACACTGATAACACTGGTCCGGCGTCACTCA
Encoded here:
- a CDS encoding OmpA family protein, translated to MKKLLIVPFLLFGSFAFAAEDNIHLGKRFGLGAGAGLSAPIWNNKFDDNADTGFMWDLHARYQFTDAHGLMFNWAKHNWENTDVDAQVYDLMYLYRSNPTGMFSGIWGLGAGVANLNDADPKDNLKFAARARAGIEMAMNDDLLLSAAIDYQYISKMIGAGSGEMPMGEIHAIVPQLNLTYFFGSSAQSTTAAVGAGAGAAAVASADSDKDGIANTEDKCPNTRPGLEVNAYGCTPDEFASTEIEVLFDTDSAELAAGPKPALDELAQFMEEHPNTKVQIQGHTDNTGPASLNQGLSQQRAEEVADYLKNNGIDESRLEAKGFGENQPAADNTTAAGRAENRRVMTIISQ
- a CDS encoding THUMP domain-containing class I SAM-dependent RNA methyltransferase codes for the protein MKKYRFEYFASCSMGLEELLAQEILALGAKTTKTVRGGVQFEAFHEVALKVILYSRIASRVFKYLFTFDVLNEKDYYLEATNIKWKSLMDVNQTFRLTTIYGDLPGEREEFRNSQFTNLKLKDAIVDWFRHHDGNRPSVGREFPDIAFLARIDRGEEKPYQVTLMYDLCGDPLNQRGYRMAKTEAPVKENVAAGILKMINWNPAEEGLIDAMCGSGTFTIEAALMAANIPPSFLKVERYLKNPQFKMWTFLNYPWLTQDKFLWDNFQKLLAEVTDATEKGLEFLRTKKGFIVGNDLSEMALISARENVKKAKLEGIIDLTKKDALELYPPTTKSVFICNPPYGERLEHNEEEKLKALYKGLGDHWKHAFKGHRAALFTGNLEMLKVVGLKTSKRHILFNGDIECRLAEYSLY
- the ahcY gene encoding adenosylhomocysteinase; the protein is MKATFSEGTYGNSTRLKYKVKDISLADWGRKEIKLAEAEMPGLMSLREEFGKSKPLKGARIAGCLHMTIQTAVLIETLVELGADVTWSSCNIFSTQDHAAAAIAAAGIPVYAWKGMTEEEFNWCIHETIFFGEKKEPLNMILDDGGDLTEMVLSKYPELYKGIKGISEETTTGVHRLYELEKVGKLPVPCINVNDSVTKSKFDNKYGCRESCVDAIRRATDVMIAGKVAVVAGFGDVGKGSADSLRGAGARVIVTEIDPICALQAAMEGFEVKKMADAVKEADIVVTTTGCRDIVTGEHFKAMKDKTIVCNIGHFDIEIDMAWLNKNYGHTKDTIKPQVDLYTLENNKQVIVLAEGRLVNLGCATGHPSFVMSNSFTNQTLAQIELWANSNKYEKKVYMLPKHLDEKVARLHLKKIGVELDTLTPNQAEYLGISASGPFKPEYYRY